In Chlorocebus sabaeus isolate Y175 chromosome 11, mChlSab1.0.hap1, whole genome shotgun sequence, one DNA window encodes the following:
- the TAS2R42 gene encoding taste receptor type 2 member 42 — MATKLDKIFLTLAIVEFIIGMLGNVFIGLVNCSEGIKNQKVFSVDFILTCLAISTIGHLLVILFDSYVAGLAPHLYATDRVGRPVTVLWHMTNHLTTWLATCLSIFYFFKIAHFPHSLFLWLRWRMNRVIAILLTLSLFLLIFDCLVLEMFIDISLNIIDKSNLTLYLDESKTLYDKLSLLKTLLSLNSFIPFSLCLTSLLFLFLSLVRHTRNLKLSSLGSRDSSTEAHRRAMKMVISFLFLFIVHFFSLQVANWTFCILGNNKYTQIVMLALNAFPSCHSFILILGNSKLRQTAVRLLWHLRNCTKRPNPLPL, encoded by the coding sequence ATGGCCACCAAATTGGATAAAATCTTTCTGACTCTGGCAATAGTGGAATTCATCATCGGCATGCTGGGGAATGTGTTCATTGGACTGGTAAACTGCTCTGAAGGGATCAAGAACCAAAAGGTCTTCTCAGTTGACTTCATCCTCACCTGCTTGGCTATCTCCACAATTGGTCACCTCTTGGTGATACTGTTTGATTCATATGTAGCGGGACTTGCTCCACATTTATATGCCACAGATAGAGTAGGAAGACCTGTTACTGTGCTTTGGCACATGACTAATCACTTGACCACCTGGCTTGCCACCTGCCTgagcattttctatttctttaagataGCCCACTTCCCCCACTCCCTTTTCCTctggctgaggtggaggatgAACAGAGTGATTGCTATACTCCTTACATTGTCTTTGTTCTTACTGATTTTTGACTGTTTAGTGCTAGAAATGTTTATTGATATCTCACTGAATATAATAGATAAAAGTAATCTGACTTTATACTTAGATGAAAGTAAAACTCTCTATGATAAACTCTCTCTGTTAAAAACTCTTCTTAGCTTGAACAGTTTTATCCCCTTTTCTCTGTGCCTGACCTCattgctttttttatttctgtccttGGTGAGACATACTAGAAACTTGAAGCTTAGTTCCTTGGGCTCTAGAGACTCCAGCACAGAGGCCCACAGGAGGGCCATGAAAATGGTGatatctttccttttcctcttcatagttcattttttttccttacaagTGGCAAATTGGACATTTTGTATACTGGGGAACAACAAGTACACACAGATTGTCATGTTAGCCTTAAATGCCTTTCCTTCGTGCCACTCATTTATTCTCATTCTGGGAAACAGCAAGCTGCGACAGACAGCTGTGAGGCTACTGTGGCATCTTAGGAACTGTACAAAAAGACCAAACCCTTTACCTTTGTAG